In a single window of the Bacteroidota bacterium genome:
- a CDS encoding DUF4394 domain-containing protein — translation MKKSVHTIASRYLKTFTHRFALAVCILCLLSFNLSAQTIFGISGNNLVRFQVNTPETIQATIPITGVMAGQEIVGLDSRPATGELFLLGYNNLTSEANLYTLDTMTAVATQVGSMPITLALDSGKVGFDFNPTVDRIRVVSESGANYRLNPITGGIAATDSTLRYNTGDLNENETPQVVSAAYINSYIGTGSTTLYDYDAGLNIITTQNPPNNGTLNTIGSSLLNVDSMTRRMDMDIFFDAFTSSNIAYAAVHVQGSSVDSLYTIDLISGAFTNVGPIGNGAPISNIAIYIDRTVPPLMGNLIYGLSGNNLIEFDSQNPGFLRSYKSITGITSGQAIAGMDVRPATGELFALGYDTINNNAQLYTIDVMTAIATSIDTTPIQLMLGTGHIGFDFNPTVDRIRVIADNDTNYRLNPVTGAIAAIDQSLAYAASDINNGTDPNAGTAAYLNSYIGTGTTLLYTIDDSLGILATQNPPNAGTLNTIGSLGINLNPADLSIDMDIYFNPMTSVNTAYVTANTGSDARDALYSVDLSTGNATNIGTIGSGISVKDIAVAIDRTAPPLTGRIIYGLSGSSLFSFDSDNTTFIRNFMPITGVTAGQIIVGMDVRPLNGDLFIMGYDTTASTAQLYTVDTTTAIATPVGASAITLDLGTGNVGFDFNPFVDRIRVVGVNDMNYRLNPITGTLAATDSMENYATGDMNFGADPSIGSVAYTNNYNGTGSTTLIGFDEGLNTFVTQTPPNDGTLNTIGMSGLTLNSNDLSVDMDIYFNADSVMDEVYFAANTDSSIMDNLYTIDLATGAATLVGRIGSGIMVKDIALSLPSTLTAINDLQINSMDLTAYPNPFRDVINVTFIATVSGNISLSVIDITGRLIESKSINSEIGVNNISLNTTGYTNGLYMIRLETASGKSSGIKMIK, via the coding sequence ATGAAAAAATCAGTACACACAATTGCTAGCCGCTATCTTAAGACGTTCACACACAGATTTGCTTTAGCCGTATGCATTCTTTGCCTTCTTTCTTTTAATTTATCTGCTCAAACCATTTTCGGTATTTCCGGAAATAATCTGGTAAGGTTTCAGGTAAATACTCCGGAAACTATTCAGGCAACAATCCCAATAACAGGAGTCATGGCAGGACAAGAAATTGTCGGGCTTGATTCACGACCGGCAACAGGAGAACTGTTCCTGCTTGGCTACAATAACCTGACATCAGAAGCGAATTTGTATACATTAGATACAATGACTGCTGTAGCAACTCAAGTTGGTTCTATGCCAATTACACTCGCTCTTGATAGTGGAAAAGTTGGCTTCGATTTTAATCCTACTGTTGACCGGATCAGAGTTGTTTCTGAAAGCGGTGCGAACTACAGATTAAATCCAATTACCGGCGGCATAGCTGCTACAGATTCGACACTGAGATATAATACCGGTGACTTGAATGAAAATGAAACACCGCAAGTAGTTTCTGCTGCATATATCAATAGTTACATTGGAACCGGCTCAACTACTTTATATGATTATGATGCCGGATTAAATATTATCACGACTCAGAATCCGCCAAACAACGGAACACTGAATACGATAGGTTCATCTTTATTAAATGTGGATTCAATGACACGCAGAATGGATATGGATATTTTCTTCGATGCATTTACCTCTTCAAATATTGCTTATGCTGCAGTACATGTACAAGGCTCTTCAGTTGATTCATTATATACGATCGATTTAATATCAGGAGCATTTACTAATGTGGGACCAATTGGTAATGGCGCGCCTATCAGCAATATTGCAATATATATAGACCGCACTGTTCCTCCTTTGATGGGAAATCTTATTTATGGTTTATCAGGAAATAATTTAATTGAATTCGATTCGCAAAACCCGGGATTTTTAAGATCATATAAAAGCATAACAGGAATAACCTCCGGACAAGCAATTGCCGGAATGGATGTACGTCCTGCTACAGGAGAATTATTTGCTCTTGGATATGATACAATAAATAATAACGCTCAGCTTTATACTATTGATGTTATGACAGCAATAGCAACATCAATTGATACTACTCCCATTCAACTTATGCTTGGAACAGGTCATATCGGTTTTGATTTCAATCCGACTGTCGACAGAATTCGTGTGATTGCTGATAATGATACCAACTACAGATTAAACCCTGTTACAGGTGCAATTGCTGCAATTGATCAGAGTCTTGCATATGCTGCATCAGATATTAATAACGGAACAGATCCAAATGCTGGTACTGCTGCATATTTAAACAGTTATATAGGAACAGGGACAACACTTTTATATACCATAGATGACTCACTCGGAATTCTTGCCACACAAAATCCACCTAATGCAGGAACATTAAACACTATAGGTTCTCTTGGTATTAATTTAAACCCTGCTGACTTATCTATCGATATGGACATTTATTTTAATCCTATGACGTCTGTTAATACTGCTTATGTAACTGCAAATACAGGTTCTGATGCCAGAGACGCACTTTACTCTGTGGATCTTTCTACCGGTAATGCAACTAACATCGGAACAATCGGTTCAGGAATAAGTGTAAAAGATATTGCAGTTGCAATTGATCGTACAGCTCCGCCACTTACAGGAAGAATTATTTATGGACTTTCGGGTTCATCGTTATTCTCTTTCGATTCCGACAACACTACTTTCATTCGTAATTTTATGCCGATAACAGGTGTTACCGCAGGACAAATAATTGTTGGAATGGATGTTCGCCCATTAAACGGCGATCTGTTTATAATGGGTTATGACACTACAGCATCTACTGCACAATTATATACAGTAGATACCACAACAGCAATAGCGACACCGGTCGGCGCAAGTGCTATCACACTGGATCTTGGTACAGGAAATGTTGGATTTGATTTCAATCCATTTGTAGACAGAATCAGAGTTGTTGGTGTGAACGATATGAACTATCGTTTAAATCCAATTACAGGAACTCTTGCAGCAACAGATTCAATGGAAAATTACGCTACCGGAGATATGAACTTCGGAGCTGACCCTTCTATAGGATCAGTTGCGTATACAAATAATTACAACGGTACCGGCTCGACAACTTTGATAGGATTCGATGAAGGCCTCAATACATTTGTTACTCAGACACCGCCAAATGATGGCACTCTGAATACAATTGGAATGTCAGGTCTTACATTGAATTCAAACGATCTGAGTGTTGACATGGATATTTATTTCAATGCAGATTCTGTTATGGATGAAGTTTATTTTGCAGCCAATACAGATTCATCGATAATGGATAATCTTTATACAATTGATCTTGCCACAGGTGCTGCTACACTTGTTGGTCGCATAGGTTCAGGAATTATGGTAAAAGATATTGCTCTTTCTCTTCCTTCCACTTTAACGGCGATAAATGATCTTCAGATTAATTCAATGGATTTGACAGCTTATCCGAATCCATTCCGTGATGTAATAAATGTAACATTCATTGCAACGGTTTCCGGAAACATTTCATTAAGTGTAATTGATATTACAGGAAGATTAATTGAAAGCAAATCTATTAATTCAGAAATAGGTGTTAACAATATTTCTCTGAATACAACGGGATACACTAACGGACTCTACATGATTCGTCTTGAAACTGCTTCGGGAAAATCATCAGGTATCAAGATGATCAAATAA
- a CDS encoding ribose-5-phosphate isomerase, with product MSHKVYVIELSKKVFSENWKFRSANPQFNGVLECLYVGMTSKSPDERFLQHKTAYKNSKGHDLSSYYPWKYGLYLRPSLYNEINQVKMNREQALKMEAKLAWDLRKKGYAVWFN from the coding sequence ATGTCACACAAAGTCTACGTCATCGAACTCTCTAAAAAAGTTTTCTCTGAAAACTGGAAATTCCGTTCTGCCAATCCGCAGTTTAACGGAGTATTGGAATGTCTGTACGTAGGGATGACTTCTAAATCGCCTGATGAGCGTTTTCTTCAGCATAAAACAGCATATAAAAATTCGAAAGGACACGATCTGTCTTCCTATTATCCATGGAAATATGGTTTGTACTTGAGGCCCTCATTGTACAATGAAATTAATCAGGTAAAAATGAATCGTGAGCAAGCATTAAAAATGGAAGCTAAACTTGCATGGGATCTTCGTAAGAAAGGATATGCTGTCTGGTTTAACTAA
- a CDS encoding pirin family protein, translated as MKRRQFIKGSAIIGASVVIPEFLKATSGMLETGKGRKVYTIITANKTMVGTLPVLRAFAGDNNDYVSPYVFFDEFGPVHVNPKDKPLRVDAHPHAGIIPTTYFLNGTGHHRDSLNYDFQIGKGDFMMFTSGRGAIHMEETGKKLYDDGGLYHGFQIWLNMPAKYKWVAPATDVHRTEKMADLNGKDYSAKVVLGEMFNAKSKIETLFPVFYFHIKMKAGCRLSIPTNPQHNAFVYLINGKLEVEGRKSIDANQVVLYQRGDSNIELFSAEGAELLLLGGQPHNEPVYAYGPFVMNSESEIQKCYKDYQSGKMGNPDLVNKIK; from the coding sequence ATGAAAAGAAGACAATTCATCAAAGGTTCAGCGATCATAGGTGCATCGGTTGTTATTCCGGAATTTCTTAAGGCTACTTCCGGTATGCTGGAGACGGGAAAAGGCAGAAAGGTCTACACAATCATAACTGCGAATAAAACTATGGTGGGTACATTGCCGGTTCTACGTGCTTTTGCAGGCGACAATAATGATTATGTATCGCCCTATGTTTTCTTTGATGAGTTTGGTCCTGTTCATGTGAATCCTAAAGACAAACCACTTCGGGTTGATGCGCATCCGCATGCAGGAATAATTCCGACAACTTATTTTCTCAATGGCACAGGTCATCATCGTGATAGTCTCAATTACGATTTCCAGATCGGTAAAGGTGATTTTATGATGTTCACTTCCGGACGTGGTGCTATTCATATGGAAGAGACAGGTAAAAAGCTGTATGATGATGGCGGCCTGTATCATGGTTTTCAGATCTGGTTAAACATGCCTGCAAAATATAAATGGGTTGCGCCGGCAACTGATGTACATCGTACTGAGAAAATGGCAGACCTGAATGGAAAGGATTATTCAGCTAAAGTTGTTTTGGGAGAAATGTTTAATGCAAAATCAAAAATAGAAACATTATTCCCTGTATTTTATTTTCATATTAAAATGAAAGCGGGTTGCCGGTTAAGTATACCAACGAATCCGCAACACAATGCATTCGTTTACCTAATCAATGGAAAGCTGGAAGTAGAAGGAAGAAAATCAATCGATGCAAATCAGGTTGTTTTATATCAGCGTGGTGATAGTAATATAGAATTATTCAGTGCAGAGGGCGCCGAATTACTTTTGCTTGGCGGACAACCGCATAATGAACCGGTTTATGCATACGGGCCATTTGTAATGAACAGCGAATCGGAAATTCAAAAATGCTACAAAGATTATCAATCAGGTAAAATGGGAAATCCTGATCTGGTGAATAAGATAAAGTAA
- a CDS encoding SpoIIE family protein phosphatase gives MKYAGANRPLWFIRNNEMLVYNPNKFPVGGLQITHEENFTTHEILVEKNDTFYIFSDGYADQFGGEFGKKLMTKKFKEILVSIQHLKMEEQKFFLAEYLEKWKSDHEQVDDVLVMGVLLNSKFQSKG, from the coding sequence TTGAAATACGCAGGCGCAAACAGGCCTTTGTGGTTTATCAGAAACAATGAAATGTTAGTTTATAATCCCAATAAATTTCCGGTTGGTGGATTGCAGATCACTCATGAAGAAAATTTTACGACACATGAGATTTTAGTAGAAAAGAATGACACATTCTATATTTTCAGCGACGGTTATGCCGATCAATTTGGTGGTGAGTTTGGCAAGAAATTGATGACAAAGAAGTTTAAAGAGATCTTAGTTTCAATTCAGCATTTGAAAATGGAAGAACAGAAATTCTTCCTGGCAGAATATCTTGAAAAATGGAAGTCCGACCACGAGCAAGTTGACGATGTTTTGGTAATGGGCGTTTTGTTGAACAGCAAGTTTCAAAGCAAAGGTTAA
- a CDS encoding cyclic nucleotide-binding domain-containing protein, translating to MNLIKTVEIFSSLPEDLLEQVANRLQVVSFLPNSTIIQKGDHGDSMFVIAKGKVKVHDGDHIVAITEAGNFFGEFSLLDAGPRSMSVTAIENRFDPFYTGVVL from the coding sequence TTGAATTTGATTAAAACAGTAGAGATCTTCAGCAGTTTGCCCGAAGATCTCTTAGAACAAGTTGCAAATCGACTGCAGGTAGTTTCTTTTTTGCCCAATTCAACTATTATTCAAAAAGGCGATCACGGCGATTCCATGTTTGTTATCGCTAAAGGTAAGGTCAAGGTTCATGATGGTGATCACATTGTTGCAATAACCGAAGCAGGAAATTTCTTCGGTGAATTTTCTTTATTGGATGCCGGTCCAAGATCGATGTCAGTTACTGCAATTGAAAATAGATTTGATCCCTTTTACACGGGAGTTGTTTTATGA
- a CDS encoding S9 family peptidase, whose protein sequence is MKPLSIFLFLSWSIFLHAQKPNIYPLTERDSVVDTIWNKTVADPYRWLENVHSDKTNLWLESQAEIRDKYASKLTYSVAEHLTNYSRIQMKRVNKEGKYYFSYGSSTLLETASLYIRSHADEQPKLLFNPNTLEKGVAITIDGIDISEDNKTLAIILSRNGSDWKTIRFLDLEKKELLNDSVNFVKYSPLYWSGDKVFYIKYDVKDVSESFSGLIKIKALQYHTLGTSQDQDYPVYTPESLTDYFSFKITPEKKYLIFTQKFKKGEKFSITCSYKTLPLNPDEDFKIFIDTEVKDGVNIHAVGEINGKLLVATNKFGNNGSAYRCDLNKKNDFEKFIPQYKERLQSVVIINENKILTLYNGDKKSYALIADSNGNKLKSWSIPEGYSFNGFSYTRGDSILVYYFNSFFSPSSVYQINLNTFEQTSLSKTIVPFSFKDLTTEMVYYYSKDSTLIPMYLTYKKGIKLNGNNPTILYGYGGFGNSMQPNFDVNNIAFLNSGGIFAVPKLRGGGDFPGWHEAGKRFKKQNTFDDFIAAAEYLIAQKYTNSEKLAAMGGSNGGLLVGACMTQRPELFKVVVSQSGVLDMLRYHKFNVGYKYTEEYGNIEDSLDFLNLLSYSPVHNVKSGVDYPCNITGRFR, encoded by the coding sequence TTGAAACCACTCTCAATTTTTCTTTTTCTGTCCTGGAGTATTTTTCTTCATGCGCAGAAACCAAATATCTATCCTTTAACCGAAAGAGATTCCGTTGTAGATACAATATGGAATAAGACTGTAGCTGACCCTTACCGCTGGCTCGAGAATGTTCATTCTGATAAAACAAATCTTTGGCTTGAAAGCCAGGCAGAGATCAGAGATAAATATGCCAGCAAACTTACTTATAGCGTAGCCGAACATCTTACCAACTATTCAAGGATTCAAATGAAGAGGGTAAATAAGGAGGGTAAATATTATTTTTCATATGGGAGTAGCACATTACTTGAAACTGCATCATTGTATATTCGATCACATGCCGATGAACAGCCAAAACTTTTATTTAATCCAAATACATTAGAAAAAGGCGTAGCTATTACCATCGACGGTATAGATATTTCAGAAGATAATAAAACTCTTGCAATCATTCTATCGCGAAATGGAAGCGACTGGAAAACGATCCGCTTCCTTGATCTGGAGAAAAAAGAATTGTTAAACGATTCCGTAAATTTTGTCAAGTACAGTCCACTATACTGGTCGGGCGACAAAGTATTTTATATTAAATATGATGTTAAAGATGTCTCTGAATCCTTTTCAGGATTAATAAAAATTAAAGCGCTTCAATATCATACTCTGGGAACTTCACAGGACCAAGATTATCCTGTTTATACACCCGAAAGTCTGACCGATTACTTTAGTTTTAAAATTACTCCGGAAAAGAAATATCTGATCTTCACACAAAAATTCAAGAAAGGTGAAAAATTCTCTATTACATGTTCTTATAAAACTCTTCCTCTGAACCCTGATGAAGATTTTAAAATATTTATTGATACTGAAGTAAAAGATGGCGTCAACATTCATGCTGTAGGAGAAATTAATGGCAAATTGCTTGTAGCTACAAATAAATTCGGCAACAATGGCAGTGCTTACCGGTGTGATCTAAATAAGAAAAATGATTTTGAAAAATTTATTCCACAATACAAAGAAAGACTTCAGTCAGTAGTTATCATTAACGAAAACAAAATACTTACTCTCTACAACGGTGATAAAAAATCATATGCATTAATTGCTGATTCTAACGGAAATAAATTAAAATCGTGGAGCATACCGGAAGGTTATTCTTTCAATGGATTCTCCTATACCCGGGGCGATAGTATTTTAGTTTATTATTTCAATTCATTTTTTAGTCCGTCTTCTGTCTATCAGATCAACCTGAATACATTTGAGCAAACTTCACTCTCTAAAACTATTGTACCATTTAGTTTCAAGGACCTGACTACTGAAATGGTTTACTATTATTCAAAAGACAGCACTTTGATTCCGATGTACCTTACTTACAAAAAAGGCATCAAACTAAATGGAAACAACCCAACAATTCTTTATGGTTACGGAGGATTTGGGAATTCAATGCAACCCAATTTTGATGTCAACAATATCGCCTTTCTGAACAGCGGCGGCATTTTTGCAGTTCCAAAACTCCGGGGCGGCGGAGACTTTCCCGGATGGCATGAAGCCGGAAAGAGATTTAAGAAACAAAATACCTTCGACGATTTTATAGCTGCTGCTGAATATCTGATTGCTCAGAAATATACTAACTCTGAAAAACTTGCTGCAATGGGCGGTTCAAATGGCGGATTACTAGTTGGTGCATGCATGACACAACGACCGGAACTTTTCAAAGTGGTAGTTTCACAATCAGGCGTATTAGACATGTTGCGCTATCATAAATTTAATGTCGGATATAAATATACCGAAGAATATGGAAACATTGAAGACTCTCTCGATTTTCTGAATTTGTTGTCCTACTCCCCCGTGCACAATGTAAAATCAGGTGTTGATTATCCCTGCAACATTACTGGTCGCTTCAGATAA
- a CDS encoding prolyl oligopeptidase family serine peptidase, which produces MLIIPATLLVASDNDDRVSPFHSFKFLSQLQTYGGTKNPYVLYYQEQAGHSGSGVFDNQITRKAYVYTFIYKYLGIESKIYFED; this is translated from the coding sequence GTGTTGATTATCCCTGCAACATTACTGGTCGCTTCAGATAACGATGACAGAGTAAGTCCGTTTCATTCTTTCAAGTTTCTTTCTCAACTTCAGACGTATGGCGGAACTAAAAATCCTTATGTATTATATTACCAGGAACAAGCAGGGCATTCAGGAAGCGGCGTATTTGACAATCAGATCACAAGGAAAGCTTATGTCTACACTTTTATTTATAAATACCTTGGCATAGAAAGTAAAATTTACTTTGAAGATTAA
- a CDS encoding AAA family ATPase has product METIKTEAFELALKFINETNVNIFLTGKAGTGKTTFLKYLKENPVKNMAVAAPTGVAAINAGGITLHSMFHLPFGPFIPANRPTTIAIDKKTLLSRLRYNSEKLNFFNALELLVIDEASMVASYTVDEIDLILRTVRHKQAPFGGVQVLFIGDLYQLQPVVRDNEWKLLKEYYSSNFFFDSLVLKANIPVMVELKKIFRQKDESFIDILNGLRENTLTKQHLLALNSRMKSDFISKDGDGYITLTTHNANANKINEIKLNNVKKAEFKYEATIEDQFPDHIVPAEKILVLKEGAQVMFIKNDPEKRFFNGKIGIVEDLSDDEVVVNCNGDKINVNRYIWENVKYAVDPDTKEIKESVIGTFTQYPLRLAWAITIHKSQGLTFDKVVIDAENAFANGQVYVALSRATSLEGLILTSPVNDRFLGPHADLKSWQETKHDEKSLPVLFEKAREEYLKQVLFGVFTYEQFLFYLIKLNKEISEFLTDDSIRKWLREFSGLHENLLATSNKFKQQLQEIWNEGGDPATNEKLQVRVSEASKYFSEQLVTWKNILLAHPIKISNKRTARSIDKVLEELNEQMVYNQTKTDLCKSGFSMNDLSVWKKNLPANFEKVKSTYISSAMEGVSGEKSELFELLSSYRDEMAEEEDVPPYMIFSNQTIRNCCAQLPGDESTMLAMGGFGRTKLSLYGFEVLKMIRRYCEENSIELNYSKGNQKGKVKGKSKAIFKKSGILSVTVNETIVLIKSGNSIKEVCAIRKLAESTIEGHLALAVQNNLIQIETVMEVDMIEKIRTFFPDNSTDLKAAREMCGNKYSFGKLKLVQAWLIAKKLKEFAS; this is encoded by the coding sequence TAAAAACAGAAGCATTTGAACTTGCTTTGAAATTCATAAATGAAACGAATGTAAATATTTTTCTTACCGGAAAAGCGGGAACGGGTAAGACTACTTTTCTGAAATATCTGAAGGAAAATCCGGTTAAAAATATGGCTGTAGCTGCTCCGACAGGAGTTGCAGCGATAAATGCAGGCGGAATAACGTTACATTCAATGTTTCACCTTCCATTTGGTCCATTCATTCCTGCAAACAGGCCTACAACAATAGCTATAGATAAAAAGACATTGCTTTCGAGATTGCGCTACAATTCCGAAAAACTGAATTTTTTTAATGCACTCGAATTGCTTGTAATAGATGAAGCAAGTATGGTTGCTTCTTATACTGTCGATGAAATTGATCTTATTCTACGAACTGTCAGGCATAAGCAGGCACCTTTTGGCGGAGTGCAGGTACTTTTTATCGGTGATCTGTATCAATTGCAGCCGGTCGTAAGAGACAATGAATGGAAGTTGCTGAAAGAATATTATTCTTCCAATTTCTTTTTCGATAGCCTGGTCTTAAAAGCCAACATACCGGTAATGGTAGAATTGAAAAAGATTTTTCGTCAGAAAGATGAAAGTTTTATCGATATACTAAACGGATTAAGAGAAAATACTCTGACTAAGCAACATTTACTGGCATTGAATAGCAGGATGAAAAGTGATTTCATTTCAAAAGATGGCGACGGTTATATTACTTTAACAACTCACAATGCAAATGCCAATAAGATAAATGAAATTAAACTCAACAATGTAAAGAAAGCTGAATTTAAATATGAAGCAACGATTGAAGATCAATTCCCTGATCATATTGTACCTGCAGAAAAAATATTGGTGCTGAAAGAAGGTGCACAGGTAATGTTCATCAAGAACGATCCTGAGAAAAGATTTTTTAATGGTAAGATCGGTATTGTTGAAGATCTGTCTGACGATGAAGTTGTTGTTAATTGCAATGGTGACAAGATTAATGTGAACAGATATATCTGGGAAAATGTTAAATATGCTGTCGATCCTGATACAAAAGAGATCAAGGAATCAGTGATTGGAACTTTTACGCAATATCCATTGCGTTTAGCATGGGCGATTACGATCCACAAGAGTCAGGGATTGACTTTTGATAAAGTCGTGATTGATGCAGAAAATGCTTTTGCAAACGGACAGGTATATGTTGCATTGAGCAGGGCTACTTCACTTGAAGGATTAATATTGACCAGTCCTGTCAACGATCGTTTTCTTGGCCCGCATGCTGATCTGAAAAGCTGGCAGGAAACAAAGCATGATGAAAAATCTCTTCCGGTTTTATTTGAAAAGGCACGTGAAGAGTATTTGAAGCAAGTGTTATTTGGTGTGTTTACGTATGAACAATTTCTTTTTTATCTCATCAAACTTAATAAAGAGATCTCAGAATTTTTAACCGACGATTCTATCCGAAAATGGCTGAGAGAATTTTCCGGTCTTCATGAAAACCTGCTTGCAACTTCAAACAAGTTTAAACAACAGCTTCAGGAGATATGGAATGAAGGCGGTGATCCGGCAACAAATGAGAAACTTCAGGTAAGAGTAAGCGAAGCCTCTAAATATTTTTCAGAGCAGTTAGTTACATGGAAAAATATTTTGCTTGCGCATCCTATAAAGATCAGCAATAAGCGAACAGCCCGTTCAATTGATAAAGTGTTGGAAGAACTGAATGAACAGATGGTTTATAATCAGACAAAAACGGACCTCTGTAAATCAGGTTTTAGTATGAATGATCTGTCTGTATGGAAAAAGAATTTGCCTGCAAATTTCGAAAAAGTGAAGTCGACATATATTTCATCTGCTATGGAAGGAGTTTCCGGTGAGAAATCGGAATTGTTCGAACTCCTTTCATCGTATCGGGATGAAATGGCCGAGGAAGAAGATGTCCCGCCATATATGATCTTCAGTAATCAGACAATACGAAATTGTTGTGCTCAACTTCCCGGAGACGAAAGTACGATGCTTGCAATGGGCGGATTTGGCAGAACAAAATTATCATTATATGGTTTTGAGGTATTAAAAATGATTCGCCGTTACTGTGAAGAGAATAGCATAGAATTGAATTATTCAAAAGGAAATCAAAAAGGAAAAGTTAAAGGTAAGAGTAAAGCGATATTCAAAAAGTCCGGAATATTATCGGTAACAGTTAACGAAACTATTGTCCTCATTAAATCAGGAAATAGTATTAAAGAAGTTTGTGCGATCAGAAAACTTGCAGAATCTACCATTGAAGGACATCTAGCACTTGCAGTACAGAATAATCTGATCCAGATTGAAACAGTGATGGAAGTTGATATGATAGAAAAGATAAGAACATTTTTTCCTGACAATTCAACTGATTTAAAAGCAGCGAGAGAAATGTGTGGGAATAAATATTCTTTTGGTAAGTTGAAACTGGTGCAGGCCTGGCTTATTGCAAAGAAGCTGAAGGAATTTGCTTCTTAA